The following are from one region of the Dermacentor albipictus isolate Rhodes 1998 colony chromosome 5, USDA_Dalb.pri_finalv2, whole genome shotgun sequence genome:
- the LOC135918630 gene encoding presenilin-1-like isoform X1 — translation MSGSVEKAEDVEAAEAPEGTPGLSSPADPASLAMAEIEVELVRQLLLQLYEQLMHQVITLIVAVSICMLSVSVLTRVLQQSHNDYLQMGYIRFPEDAAGAETVVLMNSFGNAFSFLVMIVIVNCALVLLYKRGHYNIIKAWMITGSGVLLFLTGYYYLGRLAFYFNAPLDHLTCSLFIWNVGVTGITSLYHDGPFLMQQGYLVYISVLMAVALEESFPEWTSWILLVLVSVWDIFAVLCVLGPLRILLETAKERNEPLFPALVFSTSSAWCYAIGARSSLDTAAVSNHSLADKELLPTDSASDPPNRRGTLTSECADRTSKAAASIRSCLEAAEVDSRLASIFRERSTASPKKEDNLPRFSDPKEANDPPGSTDTTRGCRNEFDAKTSTGSTANSAAAGSVVPENRGESHAARLLQCRDEGVAADREDAPAPLLPPTAGVHRCRHHGGAHRRRAERRQAERESGDEMPGNQGMKMGLGDFIFYSVLVGKASRHGTALTVVACYVAVIVGILLTLSLLVYFQKPLPALPFSIGLGIAAYFSSFYLAEPFIDVVDGTVF, via the exons ATGTCGGGAAGCGTCGAAAAAGCGGAGGATGTGGAGGCTGCGGAGGCACCAGAAGGGACTCCTGGGTTGTCCTCGCCCGCTGACCCCGCTTCATTGGCCATGGCCGAAATTGAGGTGGAGCTAGTCCGACAACTTCTGCTGCAGCTGTACGAGCAGCTTATGCACCAG GTCATCACGCTCATCGTGGCCGTCTCCATCTGCATGCTGAGCGTGAGCGTGCTGACGCGCGTCCTCCAGCAGAGCCACAACGACTACCTGCAGATGGGCTACATTCGCTTTCCGGAGGACGCTGCAGGCGCGGAGACCGTCGTGCTTATGAACTCCTTCGGGAATGCCTTCAGCTTCCTCGTGATGATCGTGATCGTCAACTGCGCCTTGGTGCTGCTATACAAGAGGGGCCACTACAACATCATCAAG GCCTGGATGATAACTGGAAGTGGCGTGCTGCTCTTCCTGACGGGCTACTATTACCTGGGCCGACTGGCCTTTTACTTCAACGCACCGCTGGACCACCTGACGTGTTCGCTGTTCATATGGAACGTGGGCGTGACCGGCATCACGTCGCTGTACCACGACGGGCCGTTCCTGATGCAGCAGGGCTACCTCGTGTACATATCTGTGCTCATGGCCGTGGCGCTGGAGGAGTCCTTCCCCGAGTGGACATCGTGGATCCTCCTGGTGCTCGTCTCGGTGTGGGACATATTCGCCGTGCTCTGCGTCCTGGGCCCGCTCCGGATCCTGCTCGAGACGGCCAAGGAGCGAAACGAGCCGCTCTTCCCGGCTCTCGTGTTCTCCACGTCCTCCGCGTGGTGCTACGCCATCGGCGCCCGCTCGTCCCTCGACACTGCTGCCGTCTCGAATCACTCGCTCGCCGACAAGGAGCTCCTACCCAcggattcggcgtccgatcctcCAAATCGGAGGGGAACGCTGACTTCCGAGTGCGCCGATCGCACGAGCAAAGCTGCGGCTTCGATTCGCTCCTGCCTCGAGGCGGCTGAGGTCGACTCGCGGTTGGCCTCCATCTTCCGGGAGCGCTCGACGGCTTCGCCAAAGAAAGAAGACAACTTGCCCCGATTTAGCGATCCAAAGGAAGCCAACGATCCGCCCGGCTCGACTGATACGACGCGAGGATGTCGGAACGAGTTCGATGCGAAGACCTCCACCGGGTCGACTGCGAATTCCGCGGCCGCCGGTTCTGTCGTCCCGGAGAATCGCGGAGAGTCGCACGCGGCACGGCTGCTCCAGTGCCGCGACGAAGGCGTCGCCGCAGACAGGGAGGACGCTCCGGCGCCGCTGTTGCCTCCCACCGCAGGCGTTCACAGGTGCCGCCACCACGGCGGAGCCCACCGGCGCCGAGCCGAACGGCGCCAGGCAGAGCGGGAATCGGGGGACGAAATGCCGGGCAACCAGGGAATGAAGATGGGCCTGGGAGACTTCATCTTCTACAGCGTGCTCGTGGGCAAGGCGTCGCGACACGGCACCGCGCTGACGGTGGTCGCCTGCTACGTGGCCGTAATCGTGGGCATCCTGCTCACCCTCTCGCTGCTGGTGTATTTTCAGAAACCGCTGCCCGCGTTGCCGTTCTCGATCGGTCTGGGTATCGCGGCCTACTTTTCCAGCTTTTATCTCGCCGAACCTTTCATCGATGTCGTGGACGGGACCGTTTTCTAA
- the LOC135918630 gene encoding presenilin-1-like isoform X2 produces the protein MLSVSVLTRVLQQSHNDYLQMGYIRFPEDAAGAETVVLMNSFGNAFSFLVMIVIVNCALVLLYKRGHYNIIKAWMITGSGVLLFLTGYYYLGRLAFYFNAPLDHLTCSLFIWNVGVTGITSLYHDGPFLMQQGYLVYISVLMAVALEESFPEWTSWILLVLVSVWDIFAVLCVLGPLRILLETAKERNEPLFPALVFSTSSAWCYAIGARSSLDTAAVSNHSLADKELLPTDSASDPPNRRGTLTSECADRTSKAAASIRSCLEAAEVDSRLASIFRERSTASPKKEDNLPRFSDPKEANDPPGSTDTTRGCRNEFDAKTSTGSTANSAAAGSVVPENRGESHAARLLQCRDEGVAADREDAPAPLLPPTAGVHRCRHHGGAHRRRAERRQAERESGDEMPGNQGMKMGLGDFIFYSVLVGKASRHGTALTVVACYVAVIVGILLTLSLLVYFQKPLPALPFSIGLGIAAYFSSFYLAEPFIDVVDGTVF, from the exons ATGCTGAGCGTGAGCGTGCTGACGCGCGTCCTCCAGCAGAGCCACAACGACTACCTGCAGATGGGCTACATTCGCTTTCCGGAGGACGCTGCAGGCGCGGAGACCGTCGTGCTTATGAACTCCTTCGGGAATGCCTTCAGCTTCCTCGTGATGATCGTGATCGTCAACTGCGCCTTGGTGCTGCTATACAAGAGGGGCCACTACAACATCATCAAG GCCTGGATGATAACTGGAAGTGGCGTGCTGCTCTTCCTGACGGGCTACTATTACCTGGGCCGACTGGCCTTTTACTTCAACGCACCGCTGGACCACCTGACGTGTTCGCTGTTCATATGGAACGTGGGCGTGACCGGCATCACGTCGCTGTACCACGACGGGCCGTTCCTGATGCAGCAGGGCTACCTCGTGTACATATCTGTGCTCATGGCCGTGGCGCTGGAGGAGTCCTTCCCCGAGTGGACATCGTGGATCCTCCTGGTGCTCGTCTCGGTGTGGGACATATTCGCCGTGCTCTGCGTCCTGGGCCCGCTCCGGATCCTGCTCGAGACGGCCAAGGAGCGAAACGAGCCGCTCTTCCCGGCTCTCGTGTTCTCCACGTCCTCCGCGTGGTGCTACGCCATCGGCGCCCGCTCGTCCCTCGACACTGCTGCCGTCTCGAATCACTCGCTCGCCGACAAGGAGCTCCTACCCAcggattcggcgtccgatcctcCAAATCGGAGGGGAACGCTGACTTCCGAGTGCGCCGATCGCACGAGCAAAGCTGCGGCTTCGATTCGCTCCTGCCTCGAGGCGGCTGAGGTCGACTCGCGGTTGGCCTCCATCTTCCGGGAGCGCTCGACGGCTTCGCCAAAGAAAGAAGACAACTTGCCCCGATTTAGCGATCCAAAGGAAGCCAACGATCCGCCCGGCTCGACTGATACGACGCGAGGATGTCGGAACGAGTTCGATGCGAAGACCTCCACCGGGTCGACTGCGAATTCCGCGGCCGCCGGTTCTGTCGTCCCGGAGAATCGCGGAGAGTCGCACGCGGCACGGCTGCTCCAGTGCCGCGACGAAGGCGTCGCCGCAGACAGGGAGGACGCTCCGGCGCCGCTGTTGCCTCCCACCGCAGGCGTTCACAGGTGCCGCCACCACGGCGGAGCCCACCGGCGCCGAGCCGAACGGCGCCAGGCAGAGCGGGAATCGGGGGACGAAATGCCGGGCAACCAGGGAATGAAGATGGGCCTGGGAGACTTCATCTTCTACAGCGTGCTCGTGGGCAAGGCGTCGCGACACGGCACCGCGCTGACGGTGGTCGCCTGCTACGTGGCCGTAATCGTGGGCATCCTGCTCACCCTCTCGCTGCTGGTGTATTTTCAGAAACCGCTGCCCGCGTTGCCGTTCTCGATCGGTCTGGGTATCGCGGCCTACTTTTCCAGCTTTTATCTCGCCGAACCTTTCATCGATGTCGTGGACGGGACCGTTTTCTAA